In Alphaproteobacteria bacterium, the genomic window ATCGATCTTGGCCTCGGCCACCGCCACTCCGCCGATCCCGGCCAGCCGGCCGCGCAAGGTGGGCAGGCGCTGCAAAAGTTCGGCCCCTGGGAGCTCGGCGATGGCAGCCTCCAAGGGCGCCACCTGGTCGGGCTGGATGTCGATGAAAAAGAAGGCCGGGGCGCGTTCGGGAATGCGCTCGGCCACCTGGCGCGCCAGATTGCCCTCGACCAGCGCCACGGCGATCAGCACGGTCAGGCCGGCGCCCAGCGAGACCACGATTCTGGGCGTTGGCGCGCCGGGCCGGGTGAGGTTGGCGAGCGCCAGCCTGAGCGCCGGCCGCGAGGGCCGCGGCAAGCGCCTCAGCGTCGCCACCAAGAGCCGCGCCAGCAGCCAAAAGGCGGCCAGCGCCAGCACCGTGCCGGCGATGAAGGCGCGGCTGAAAATGACGTGTTGGCCGTTCAGCAGCGCCAGCGTGATCAGGGTCGCCACGGCCAGCGCCAGGGCCAACAGGTCGCGCCGGCGCGGCAGCCGGCCGAGCGGTGTCACCAGGCTGCGAAAAAGGCTGGCCGCCGGCACCTCGCGGGCCTTGGATAGGGGCCACAGCGCAAAGGCCAGCGCCGTCAGCACACCGAAGCTGGCGGCCAGGGCCAGCGGCCCGGCATAGAACGTGAGCCGCGCCGGCACCGGCAGGGACTCCCCCAGCGCCGCCACCACGCCATAGGGCACCAGTGCGCCCAGCAGCACCCCGGCCAGCACGCCCAACAGCGCCAGCGCGCCGACTTCGAGCAGGAAAATACGGAAGATCAGACCCGAGCCGGCGCCCAGGCATTTCAGCGTGGCGATGGTTTCGCTCTTGCCGGCGAGATAACTTTGCACCGTGTTGCCCACCCCGATGCCGCCGATGTTCAGGGCCGTCAGCCCGACCAGCGAAAGAAAAATACCCAAGCGGTCGACGAAACGGCGCACCGAAGGCTGGGCGTCGCCAAACAGATAGACCCGCCAGGCAGCTTCGGGAAAAGCCCGGCCGAGGCCTTTCCGCCAGGCCTTCAAGTCGGTCTCGGGCGCCAGCCGCAAGCGGTACATGTAGCGCACCAGGCTGCCCGGCTTGACCAGGCCGCTTTGGTCGAGGGCCTGGTTCGAGAGCATCAGCCTGGGCCCCAGCGCGAAGCTGCCGGCCACCCGGTCCGGCTCGCGCACGATGGTGGCGTTGAGGCGCAGCCGCCTCGCGCCCAGATGCACGACATCGCCAAGCTTCGCCCCCAGGCGGCGCAACAGCGTCACCTCGACCGCCGCGCCAGGCACGCCGTCGCGTTGGGCCAGGGCTTCGGCCAACGACTGCGCCGGCTCGAGCTGCAACTGGCCGTAGAGCGGATATCCGGCCGCTCCGGGGCTCACGGCCTTCACCTCCACCAGGGTGCGCCGGCCGCTGCCTGCGGCCCCCGGGGCGGTCGTGCCGAGCATGGCGCGCATGTGGCGGACCTGGGTGAGTTGGCGGCTGTGCACGGCCAGGTATCGGTGCTGCGCCGCCGAGATGTCGCGGCTGGAAATCCTGACCTCGGCATCTCCGCCCAAGAGCGTGCGGGCGTTATCCTTGAGGCCGGAGATCAAGGCCGTCGACAGCGAGCCAACGCCGGCGATGGTGGCGACGCCCAGCGTCAGGCAGGCCAGGAAAATGCGAAAGCCCTTGAGCCCGGCCCTGAGCTCGCGCCAGGCGAAGCGCCAGGCCAGCGGCCAGGTGACGAAAGGATCGCTCATGAATCCAACAGACGGCCGTCGTTCATCTGCACGATGCGCCCACAGCGCGCCGCCACGGCATCGTCGTGGGTGATCAGCAGCAGCGTGCTGCCGTCGCGTTCCTGGATATCGAACATCAATTCGACGATGGCGGCACCGGTTTCGCTGTCCAGGTTTCCCGTGGGCTCGTCGGCCAGCACCAGTTCGGGGCCGCCGGCGAAGGCCCGGGCCAGGGCCACGCGCTGCTGTTCGCCGCCGGATAGCTGGGAAGGGTAGTGGCCCAGGCGGGATTCGAGACCGACGCGTCCGAGCATGGCGCCGGCCTCCGTGAAGGCCTCGGGCCGGCCGGCCAGTTCCAAGGGAATGGCAACGTTCTCGATGGCCGTCATGGTGGGGATGAGG contains:
- a CDS encoding FtsX-like permease family protein, translated to MSDPFVTWPLAWRFAWRELRAGLKGFRIFLACLTLGVATIAGVGSLSTALISGLKDNARTLLGGDAEVRISSRDISAAQHRYLAVHSRQLTQVRHMRAMLGTTAPGAAGSGRRTLVEVKAVSPGAAGYPLYGQLQLEPAQSLAEALAQRDGVPGAAVEVTLLRRLGAKLGDVVHLGARRLRLNATIVREPDRVAGSFALGPRLMLSNQALDQSGLVKPGSLVRYMYRLRLAPETDLKAWRKGLGRAFPEAAWRVYLFGDAQPSVRRFVDRLGIFLSLVGLTALNIGGIGVGNTVQSYLAGKSETIATLKCLGAGSGLIFRIFLLEVGALALLGVLAGVLLGALVPYGVVAALGESLPVPARLTFYAGPLALAASFGVLTALAFALWPLSKAREVPAASLFRSLVTPLGRLPRRRDLLALALAVATLITLALLNGQHVIFSRAFIAGTVLALAAFWLLARLLVATLRRLPRPSRPALRLALANLTRPGAPTPRIVVSLGAGLTVLIAVALVEGNLARQVAERIPERAPAFFFIDIQPDQVAPLEAAIAELPGAELLQRLPTLRGRLAGIGGVAVAEAKIDPQAEWFTQGERGFTYLAKMPADTELTAGKWWPEDYAGPPLISLGARIAEGIGVGVGERLSFNVLGRRITAEIANLRTIDWSRMRLDFVVIFAPGTLEGAPQVHVASASALPAREEALYKSITQRFPNISAVRVRNVLKTVTQLFERIVAATRVMAVVTLAAGLLVLAGAVAVGQRRRLHEAVILKVLGATRRDVLSAQVLEFAILGLVTALVAALIGSVAAWSMVTMVMAGEWVFTPLAVVLTAAGGLAVTVAFGLIGTWRTLGQRPAPVLREL
- a CDS encoding ABC transporter ATP-binding protein, which encodes MESDGAILSLEDVALTLASAAGAVNILRGVDLAVAPGETLGVVGPSGSGKSTLMSVIAGLERPTSGSVSVAGRRLAALSEDELALFRREHVGIVFQSFHLIPTMTAIENVAIPLELAGRPEAFTEAGAMLGRVGLESRLGHYPSQLSGGEQQRVALARAFAGGPELVLADEPTGNLDSETGAAIVELMFDIQERDGSTLLLITHDDAVAARCGRIVQMNDGRLLDS